A region from the Silene latifolia isolate original U9 population chromosome 7, ASM4854445v1, whole genome shotgun sequence genome encodes:
- the LOC141589682 gene encoding putative mitochondrial protein AtMg00240, producing the protein MTRPDINYSVQHLSQFVSQPRKPHFQAAIHVLQYLKGTVNTGLFYSADSDLHLTAYTDADWGQCSFFCKSLSGYCIFLASHSYHGRLRNKRQSPKAVQSQNIAACHTPVQN; encoded by the coding sequence ATGACAAGACCAGACATTAATTATTCAGTACAGCACTTAAGTCAGTTTGTCAGTCAGCCACGCAAGCCTCACTTCCAGGCAGCAATACATGTCCTGCAATATCTCAAAGGAACAGTGAATACAGGACTGTTTTATAGTGCTGATTCTGACCTTCATCTGACAGCCTATACAGATGCTGATTGGGGGCAATGCTCTTTCTTTTGCAAGTCATTAAGTGGCTACTGCATATTTCTGGCAAGTCACTCATATCATGGAAGACTAAGAAACAAAAGACAGTCTCCAAAAGCAGTGCAGAGTCAGAATATCGCAGCATGTCATACACCAGTTCAGAATTAG
- the LOC141589683 gene encoding peroxidase 57-like: MARVKSSSSSPMAILAIAVMFMSLVSQSYAQLSVGFYKNKCGAYDVESEIYKVVSGFYATDKTIVAALLRMLFHDAYGGCDASLLLDGPEKSQDNNLSVRGYNIIDACKSALEKVCPKLVSCTDILVIATRYSVYLAGGTYYNVETGRRDATTSSATTGANLPGPTIPVSEFVNKMAARGLSAADTVLLLAGGHTVGIIHCKFFLARLYNFKSTGLPDPSINTTTLSFLKKTCPSGGSNNFVYADQTPGSGLRFDSGFFKAIKMGQGILEIDQRLASDPSTRAIVNYFATSSDFATLFAGAVNKLTRYGALTGTQGQIRTNCHRVNSY, encoded by the exons ATGGCTAGGGTTAAGTCGAGTTCTTCTTCTCCTATGGCGATTTTAGCCATTGCTGTTATGTTTATGAGCCTTGTGAGTCAATCTTATGCGCAGTTGAGCGTCGGATTTTACAAGAATAAATGTGGTGCCTATGATGTTGAATCCGAAATCTACAAGGTTGTTAGCGGGTTTTATGCTACGGATAAAACCATTGTTGCTGCTCTTCTTAGGATGCTTTTCCATGATGCCTATGGG GGATGTGACGCGTCTCTCTTATTAGACGGACCTGAAAAAAGTCAAGACAATAACTTAAGCGTGAGAGGATACAACATCATTGATGCTTGCAAGAGTGCTTTGGAGAAAGTTTGTCCTAAACTTGTTTCTTGTACCGATATCTTGGTTATTGCTACTCGATATTCTGTTTACCTG GCAGGCGGAACTTATTACAATGTCGAAACAGGAAGAAGAGACGCTACAACCTCTAGTGCTACAACCGGTGCCAACCTTCCGGGACCTACAATCCCAGTTAGCGAATTTGTCAACAAAATGGCAGCAAGAGGATTAAGCGCTGCTGACACCGTACTTCTCCTAG CTGGAGGTCACACTGTCGGAATCATACATTGCAAGTTCTTCCTAGCCCGTCTCTACAACTTCAAGTCCACCGGACTACCCGACCCAAGCATCAACACAACCACTCTCTCTTTCCTAAAAAAGACATGCCCAAGTGGAGGTTCAAACAACTTCGTCTATGCTGACCAAACCCCAGGAAGCGGGTTGAGATTCGACTCAGGGTTTTTCAAAGCGATAAAGATGGGACAAGGTATCCTTGAAATTGATCAAAGGTTGGCATCGGACCCCAGTACTCGTGCTATAGTTAATTATTTCGCAACCAGTAGCGACTTCGCCACCTTATTTGCCGGCGCTGTCAACAAGCTCACCAGGTATGGGGCACTCACTGGTACCCAAGGCCAAATCAGGACGAATTGCCACCGCGTTAACAGCTACTAA
- the LOC141589684 gene encoding peroxidase 57-like, translating into MARVKSSSASPMAILAIAVMLMSLVSQSYAQLSVGFYKNKCGAYDVESEIYKVVSGFYATDKTIAAALLRMLFHDAYGGCDASLLLDGPEKSQDNNLSVRGYNIIDACKSALEKICPKLVSCTDILVIATRYSVYLAGGTYYNVETGRRDATTSSATTGANLPGPTIPVSEFVSKMAVRGLSAADTVLLLAGGHTVGIIHCKFFLPRLYNFKSTGLPDPSINSTTLSFLKKTCPSEGSNNFVYADQTPGSGLRFDSGYFKAIKMGQGILEIDQRLASDPSTRAIVNYFATSSDFATLFAGAVNKLTRYGALTGTQGQIRTNCHRVNSY; encoded by the exons ATGGCTAGGGTTAAGTCAAGTTCTGCTTCTCCGATGGCGATTCTAGCCATTGCTGTTATGTTGATGAGCCTTGTGAGTCAATCTTATGCGCAGTTGAGCGTGGGATTTTACAAGAATAAGTGTGGTGCCTACGATGTTGAATCCGAAATCTACAAGGTTGTGAGCGGTTTTTATGCGACGGATAAAACCATTGCTGCTGCTCTTCTTAGGATGCTCTTCCATGATGCCTATGGG GGATGTGACGCGTCACTCTTATTGGACGGACCTGAAAAAAGTCAAGACAATAACCTCAGCGTGAGAGGATACAACATCATTGATGCTTGCAAGAGTGCTTTGGAGAAAATTTGTCCTAAACTTGTTTCTTGTACCGATATCTTGGTTATTGCTACTCGATATTCTGTTTACCTG GCTGGCGGAACTTATTACAATGTCGAAACAGGAAGAAGAGACGCTACAACCTCTAGTGCTACAACCGGCGCCAACCTTCCTGGTCCTACAATCCCGGTTAGCGAATTTGTCAGTAAAATGGCCGTAAGAGGATTAAGTGCTGCCGACACCGTGCTTCTCCTAG CTGGAGGACACACAGTCGGAATCATACATTGCAAGTTCTTCCTACCGCGTCTCTACAACTTCAAATCAACCGGACTACCCGACCCGAGCATCAACTCAACCACTCTCTCATTCCTAAAAAAGACATGCCCAAGTGAGGGTTCAAACAACTTTGTCTACGCGGACCAAACTCCAGGAAGCGGGTTGAGATTCGACTCAGGGTATTTCAAAGCGATAAAGATGGGACAAGGTATCCTTGAAATTGATCAAAGGTTGGCATCAGACCCAAGTACCCGTGCTATTGTTAATTATTTCGCAACCAGCAGCGACTTTGCCACCTTATTTGCCGGGGCAGTTAACAAGCTCACCCGGTATGGGGCACTCACTGGTACCCAAGGCCAAATCAGGACAAATTGCCACCGCGTTAACAGCTACTAA